One Actinomyces marmotae DNA window includes the following coding sequences:
- a CDS encoding rhodanese-like domain-containing protein, whose product MALPTLRPRPAGAPAAASSGADAHPGRRRVLRLVPAAAMAGLLAGCSLEASPSRASATTPSQPAPLQPSAGLAPGGTVSASLPPGGTVSASLPPGGTVIDVRSSEEYAQGHLEGAINIDADSADFDAAIDRLDRGAAYAVYCRSGDRSARAARAMRDKGFTSVLDLGGYQQASLALGVPVVTG is encoded by the coding sequence ATGGCTCTCCCCACGCTCCGCCCGCGCCCGGCTGGGGCCCCGGCCGCGGCCAGCAGCGGCGCCGATGCCCATCCGGGCAGGCGCCGCGTCCTCCGCCTCGTTCCCGCCGCGGCGATGGCGGGCCTGCTCGCTGGCTGCTCCTTAGAGGCCAGCCCTTCCCGGGCCTCGGCGACGACTCCCTCCCAGCCCGCCCCCCTCCAGCCGTCGGCGGGCCTCGCCCCGGGCGGCACGGTCTCGGCGAGCCTCCCGCCGGGCGGCACGGTCTCAGCGAGCCTCCCGCCGGGCGGCACGGTCATCGACGTGCGCTCCAGCGAGGAGTACGCCCAGGGGCACCTCGAGGGCGCGATTAACATCGATGCCGACTCCGCCGACTTCGATGCCGCCATCGATCGCCTCGACCGCGGTGCCGCCTACGCCGTCTACTGCCGCTCGGGCGACCGCTCGGCCAGGGCCGCCCGGGCTATGAGGGACAAGGGGTTCACCAGCGTGCTGGACCTAGGCGGCTACCAGCAGGCCTCACTGGCGCTCGGCGTCCCCGTCGTCACGGGCTGA
- the rpoZ gene encoding DNA-directed RNA polymerase subunit omega, with protein MLGTSPQPEGITNPPIDDLLEKVDSKYGLVVEAAKRARQINTYTQQLESNQFEYFGPLVEVAPEEKPLGIALREIAEDKLQVISGEEARARRAEADAARRAAEEDMFADISLDTAVTFDETETTGPGVDNIEF; from the coding sequence ATGCTCGGAACCTCCCCCCAGCCCGAGGGCATCACGAACCCGCCGATCGACGACCTCCTGGAGAAGGTCGACTCGAAGTACGGGCTCGTGGTGGAGGCCGCCAAGCGCGCCCGTCAGATCAACACCTACACCCAGCAGCTGGAGTCCAACCAGTTCGAGTACTTCGGCCCGCTCGTCGAGGTGGCCCCGGAGGAGAAGCCCCTGGGCATCGCCCTGCGTGAGATCGCCGAGGACAAGCTCCAGGTGATCAGCGGTGAGGAGGCCCGCGCCCGCCGCGCCGAGGCTGACGCCGCCCGCCGCGCCGCCGAGGAGGACATGTTCGCCGACATCTCGCTGGACACCGCGGTCACCTTCGACGAGACCGAGACGACCGGCCCCGGCGTCGACAACATCGAGTTCTGA
- the gmk gene encoding guanylate kinase, translating to MMPAIPAPSPVTPPARPPARLTVVAGPTAVGKGTIVAELRDRHPELFVSVSCTTRAPRPGEEDGFHYRFVDDAEFDALVERGDMLEWALVHGAHRYGTPRGPVADALAQGRPALLEIDLAGARQVRESMPGALFVFIAPPSWEALVNRLVGRGTEGAAERERRLATARTEMAAAEEFDVVVVNDTVERAAAELERLLGLLPARS from the coding sequence ATGATGCCCGCGATCCCCGCGCCCTCCCCAGTGACACCGCCAGCGCGGCCGCCGGCCCGACTCACCGTGGTCGCCGGGCCGACCGCCGTCGGCAAGGGGACGATCGTCGCCGAGCTGCGCGACCGCCACCCCGAGCTCTTCGTCTCCGTGTCCTGCACCACCCGAGCGCCGCGCCCGGGCGAGGAGGACGGCTTCCACTACCGCTTCGTCGACGACGCCGAGTTCGACGCCCTGGTCGAGCGGGGAGACATGCTGGAGTGGGCGCTCGTCCACGGGGCCCACCGCTACGGAACCCCCCGGGGGCCGGTGGCCGATGCCCTCGCCCAGGGGCGCCCCGCCCTCCTCGAGATCGACCTCGCCGGGGCCCGGCAGGTGCGCGAGTCCATGCCCGGCGCCCTCTTCGTTTTCATCGCCCCACCCAGTTGGGAGGCCCTCGTCAACAGGCTCGTGGGCCGGGGCACGGAGGGCGCCGCCGAGCGGGAGCGCCGCCTGGCCACCGCCCGCACCGAGATGGCGGCGGCCGAGGAGTTCGACGTCGTCGTGGTCAATGACACGGTGGAGCGCGCCGCCGCCGAGCTCGAGCGCCTCCTCGGACTGCTCCCCGCCCGCTCCTAG
- the mihF gene encoding integration host factor, actinobacterial type codes for MALPTLTPEQRAEALAKAAVARTRRAEVKIALKRGAMSLSELFDLAATDEAIGKMKVLDLLQSLPRVGSTTAHNLIEEIGISESRRVRGLGAQQRAALLRRFH; via the coding sequence ATGGCGCTTCCCACCCTCACCCCCGAGCAGCGGGCCGAGGCCCTCGCTAAGGCCGCCGTCGCGCGCACCCGCCGCGCGGAGGTGAAGATCGCACTCAAGCGTGGTGCGATGAGCCTGTCAGAGCTCTTCGACCTCGCTGCGACCGACGAGGCGATCGGCAAGATGAAGGTCCTCGACCTTCTCCAGTCGCTCCCTCGTGTTGGCTCGACGACGGCTCACAACCTCATCGAGGAGATCGGGATCTCCGAGTCCCGCCGCGTTCGAGGCCTGGGGGCGCAGCAGCGCGCTGCCCTCCTGCGCCGCTTCCACTGA
- the pyrF gene encoding orotidine-5'-phosphate decarboxylase, with protein MSHEPSAGTTTSGAPARSEGAPREAEGNGFPGRLPFGARLAAAMDDHGPLCVGIDPHSALLASWGLTDDAAGLREFSLRVVEAVGGRVAAVKPQSAFFERHGSAGIAVLEETLAALRDVGSLSILDVKRGDIGSTMGGYAQAYLLDAAPLAADAITVSPYLGYGSLAPALEAASATGRGLFVLGLTSNPEGATVQHATASSGRAVAAMIADGAAASNAAARAQGVLGSIGLVVGATIGDAARDLGIDLAATNAPLLAPGVGAQGAGEAELARVFGPARSQVLASTSRGVLGAGPDPEALREAAGRAVLEAGRALRR; from the coding sequence ATGAGCCACGAGCCCAGCGCCGGCACCACTACCAGCGGCGCCCCCGCCCGGTCGGAGGGAGCCCCCCGGGAGGCCGAGGGGAACGGCTTCCCCGGCCGCCTCCCCTTCGGCGCCCGTCTGGCCGCCGCCATGGACGACCACGGCCCCCTGTGCGTGGGCATCGATCCGCACAGCGCGCTCCTGGCGTCCTGGGGCCTGACCGACGACGCCGCGGGCCTGCGCGAGTTCAGCCTGCGCGTCGTCGAGGCCGTCGGGGGCCGGGTGGCCGCCGTCAAGCCGCAGTCCGCCTTCTTCGAGAGGCACGGCAGCGCCGGCATCGCCGTCCTGGAGGAGACCCTGGCGGCGCTGAGGGACGTGGGATCCCTGTCGATCCTCGACGTCAAGCGCGGGGACATCGGCTCGACCATGGGCGGCTACGCCCAGGCCTACCTCCTCGACGCCGCCCCCCTGGCCGCCGACGCGATCACCGTGTCCCCCTACCTCGGCTACGGCTCGCTCGCCCCCGCGCTCGAGGCCGCCAGCGCCACCGGGCGCGGCCTGTTCGTGCTGGGACTGACCTCCAACCCGGAGGGCGCCACTGTGCAGCATGCCACAGCCTCCTCGGGCCGGGCCGTCGCCGCGATGATCGCCGACGGCGCCGCCGCCTCCAACGCTGCCGCGCGCGCCCAGGGCGTCCTGGGGAGCATCGGCCTCGTCGTCGGCGCCACCATCGGGGATGCGGCGCGGGATCTGGGAATCGACCTCGCGGCGACCAACGCGCCCCTGCTCGCCCCCGGGGTCGGCGCCCAGGGCGCCGGGGAGGCCGAACTGGCGCGGGTCTTCGGCCCGGCGCGCTCCCAGGTCCTCGCCTCGACGTCGAGGGGCGTGCTCGGCGCGGGCCCGGATCCGGAGGCCCTCCGCGAGGCGGCCGGACGAGCGGTTTTGGAGGCCGGAAGGGCCCTGAGAAGGTAA
- the coaBC gene encoding bifunctional phosphopantothenoylcysteine decarboxylase/phosphopantothenate--cysteine ligase CoaBC, protein MPQRSEAAHRAAPPAGPRRVVVGVAGSIAAYKAPTVIRLLRAQGHETRAVATQAALRFIGAPALAAVSGGPVGAGVFDDPAAVEHVGLGEWAELVLVAPASADLLARVAAGRADDLLTATILTTTAPVVLAPAMHTQMWANAATVENVATLRRRGLTIIEPDVGPLTSGDSGTGRLPAPERIVAEALAALTGATAAARRAGGQEAASPGPLSGRRLVVSAGGTQEPIDPVRFIGNRSSGRQGVAIASAAAARGADVVLIAANISPEVLAPLGGATAAPGSGTARIVEAPTALDMEAAVRSEASSADAVVMAAAVADFRPAHPGISKIKKQRLADGAGPAAGGADEGARPARVPAPIELVTNPDILAGLVADPPRPGQLIVGFAAETGDEEGDALAHGAAKARRKGAHLLAVNAVGDGRGFGDVPNAVVVLDPQGVEVARGEGTKAEVAGLLLDLIAERLPR, encoded by the coding sequence GTGCCGCAGCGCAGCGAGGCCGCTCATCGCGCCGCGCCCCCCGCGGGGCCGCGGCGCGTCGTCGTCGGCGTCGCAGGCTCCATCGCCGCCTACAAGGCGCCCACCGTCATCCGGCTCCTGCGCGCCCAGGGCCACGAGACGCGCGCCGTGGCGACCCAGGCTGCCCTGCGCTTCATCGGCGCCCCCGCCCTGGCGGCCGTCAGCGGCGGGCCGGTGGGCGCGGGGGTCTTCGACGACCCGGCCGCCGTCGAGCACGTGGGGCTGGGGGAGTGGGCCGAACTCGTCCTCGTCGCCCCCGCCTCGGCCGACCTGCTCGCCCGCGTCGCGGCCGGCCGCGCGGACGACCTGCTCACCGCCACGATCCTGACCACCACGGCGCCCGTCGTCCTCGCGCCGGCCATGCACACGCAGATGTGGGCCAACGCCGCGACGGTCGAGAACGTCGCCACCCTGCGCCGCCGCGGGCTGACTATTATCGAGCCCGATGTCGGGCCCCTCACGAGCGGGGACTCCGGCACGGGGCGCCTGCCCGCCCCGGAGCGGATCGTCGCCGAGGCGCTGGCCGCGCTGACCGGGGCGACCGCCGCCGCGCGTCGCGCCGGCGGCCAGGAGGCGGCCTCCCCTGGTCCGCTGTCCGGCCGGCGCCTCGTCGTCTCCGCGGGCGGCACCCAAGAGCCCATCGACCCCGTGCGCTTCATCGGCAACCGGTCCTCCGGCCGTCAGGGGGTGGCCATCGCCAGCGCCGCCGCCGCGCGGGGCGCCGACGTCGTCCTCATCGCCGCCAACATCTCGCCCGAGGTCCTCGCCCCCCTGGGAGGGGCGACGGCCGCGCCGGGCTCCGGAACCGCCCGGATCGTCGAGGCCCCCACGGCCCTGGACATGGAGGCCGCCGTCCGCTCGGAAGCCTCCAGCGCCGACGCCGTTGTCATGGCGGCCGCCGTCGCCGACTTCCGGCCGGCCCACCCCGGGATCTCCAAGATCAAGAAGCAACGCCTGGCCGACGGTGCCGGCCCGGCCGCGGGCGGCGCGGACGAGGGCGCCCGGCCCGCGCGGGTGCCGGCGCCCATCGAGTTGGTGACCAATCCCGACATCCTCGCCGGCCTCGTCGCCGATCCCCCCCGGCCGGGGCAGCTCATCGTCGGCTTCGCCGCGGAGACCGGGGATGAGGAGGGCGACGCCCTCGCGCATGGCGCGGCCAAGGCCCGCCGCAAGGGTGCGCACCTGCTCGCTGTTAACGCCGTCGGCGACGGCAGGGGATTCGGGGACGTGCCCAACGCCGTCGTCGTGCTGGATCCCCAGGGCGTTGAGGTGGCCCGGGGCGAGGGCACGAAGGCGGAGGTCGCCGGGCTGCTCCTGGACCTCATTGCCGAGCGGCTTCCCCGCTGA
- the carA gene encoding glutamine-hydrolyzing carbamoyl-phosphate synthase small subunit, producing the protein MATNGSAGAATAPGSTGAAARPPAILVLEDGYVLRGRAYGAQGRALGEIVFNTGMTGYQETLTDPSYHRQIITMTAPHIGNTGINDEDSESSRIWAAGFIVRDPARRASSWRSRGELEDALIDSGVVGLSHVDTRALTRHLRERGAMRAGIFSGDALPIGAAHEGPGSAAAIDICLDIVRRSPTMAGRALAGEVTTSAGYVVEPSGAFAGREPVVTVAAIDLGIKSRTPAQLAERGARVHVLPQSTTLAEVLALGPDGVFFSNGPGDPATATAEVELLRGVLDAGIPFFGICLGNQLLGRALGYGTYKLDYGHRGINQPVLDRATGRVEITSHNHGFAVDAPTGAPTTAPFDSGRYGRVEVSHVGLNDGVVEGLRALDIPAFSVQYHPEAAAGPHDGEHLFDRFIALMRAHRGAPGAGAAAPAHPSGPVMPVNPIKEA; encoded by the coding sequence ATGGCAACCAATGGAAGCGCCGGGGCCGCCACAGCCCCCGGCTCGACGGGCGCCGCCGCCCGGCCCCCCGCGATCCTCGTCCTGGAGGACGGCTACGTCCTGCGCGGGCGCGCCTACGGCGCTCAGGGCCGCGCGCTCGGCGAGATCGTCTTCAACACCGGCATGACCGGCTACCAGGAGACCCTCACCGACCCCTCCTACCACCGCCAGATCATCACAATGACCGCGCCGCACATCGGCAACACGGGCATCAACGACGAGGACTCCGAGTCCTCGCGCATCTGGGCGGCCGGTTTCATCGTCCGTGACCCGGCCAGGCGGGCCTCGAGCTGGCGCTCGCGCGGCGAGCTAGAGGACGCGCTCATCGACTCCGGTGTCGTCGGCCTATCCCACGTGGACACCCGGGCGCTCACCCGCCACCTGCGCGAGCGCGGCGCCATGCGCGCCGGCATCTTCTCCGGCGACGCCCTGCCCATCGGCGCCGCCCACGAGGGGCCGGGCTCGGCCGCCGCCATCGACATCTGCCTGGACATCGTCCGCAGGAGCCCCACCATGGCCGGCCGGGCCCTCGCCGGGGAGGTCACCACGTCGGCCGGCTACGTCGTCGAGCCCAGCGGTGCCTTCGCCGGGCGCGAGCCCGTCGTGACCGTGGCCGCCATCGACCTGGGGATCAAGAGCCGCACTCCCGCCCAACTCGCCGAGCGCGGCGCGCGCGTCCACGTCCTGCCGCAATCCACCACCCTGGCCGAGGTCCTCGCCCTGGGCCCTGACGGCGTCTTCTTCTCCAACGGCCCCGGCGACCCCGCCACCGCCACCGCTGAGGTCGAACTCCTGCGCGGCGTCCTGGACGCCGGCATCCCCTTCTTCGGGATCTGCCTGGGCAACCAGCTGCTCGGGCGGGCCCTGGGCTACGGCACCTACAAGCTCGACTACGGGCACCGTGGCATCAACCAACCCGTCCTCGACCGCGCCACCGGGAGAGTGGAGATCACCTCCCACAACCATGGGTTCGCCGTGGACGCCCCCACGGGCGCCCCCACCACGGCGCCCTTCGACTCCGGGCGCTACGGGCGCGTCGAGGTCAGCCACGTGGGACTCAACGACGGCGTCGTCGAGGGCCTGCGCGCCCTCGACATCCCCGCCTTCTCCGTCCAGTACCACCCCGAGGCCGCCGCCGGCCCCCACGACGGCGAGCACCTCTTCGACCGGTTCATCGCCCTCATGCGCGCCCATCGCGGCGCCCCGGGCGCCGGAGCTGCGGCCCCCGCCCATCCGAGCGGCCCCGTCATGCCCGTCAACCCCATCAAGGAGGCCTGA
- a CDS encoding dihydroorotase — MTAHLITGARPYGEDTADILIIDGVIAAIGPDAAAQAPAGATRHDATGLVALPGLVDIHTHLREPGGESAETVYTGTRAAAVGGYTAVFAMANTNPVQDNAGVVEQVLRLGQDAGWVDVHPVGAVSRGLKGEQLSEMGAMASSAAQVRVFSDDGKCVHDPVLMRRALEYVKSFDGVIAQHSQDPRLTEGSQMHEGAVSAELGLRGWPAVAEESIIARDVLLAEHVGSRLHVCHLSTAGSVDIIRWAKARGINVTAEVTPHHLLLTDEKARTYSPLYKVNPPLRTAEDVEAVREALADGTIDVVGTDHAPHPVEDKDCEWAAGAFGMTGLETALPIIIATMVEPGRMTWRDVARVLSTTPALIGRAEDQGQGLDAGAPANLCLVDPSVRRVVDPAAQWTRSANSPFAGMELPGQVMATFLHGRPTVLDGRPVEAA; from the coding sequence GTGACCGCCCACCTCATCACCGGTGCCCGCCCCTACGGCGAGGACACCGCGGACATCCTCATCATCGATGGCGTTATCGCCGCGATCGGTCCCGACGCCGCCGCCCAGGCGCCCGCCGGCGCCACCCGCCACGACGCCACCGGCCTCGTCGCCCTGCCGGGCCTCGTCGACATCCACACCCACCTGCGCGAGCCCGGCGGCGAGTCGGCCGAGACCGTCTACACCGGCACCCGCGCCGCCGCCGTCGGCGGCTACACCGCCGTCTTCGCCATGGCCAACACCAACCCGGTCCAGGACAACGCCGGCGTCGTCGAGCAGGTCCTGCGCCTGGGCCAGGACGCCGGCTGGGTGGATGTCCACCCCGTCGGCGCCGTCTCCCGGGGCCTCAAGGGCGAGCAGCTGAGCGAGATGGGCGCCATGGCGTCCTCCGCCGCCCAGGTGCGCGTCTTCTCCGACGACGGCAAGTGCGTCCACGACCCCGTCCTCATGCGCCGGGCCCTGGAGTACGTCAAGTCCTTCGACGGCGTCATCGCCCAGCACTCCCAGGACCCGCGCCTGACCGAGGGCTCCCAGATGCACGAGGGCGCCGTCTCGGCCGAGCTCGGCCTGCGCGGCTGGCCGGCGGTCGCCGAGGAGTCGATCATTGCTCGCGATGTGCTCCTGGCCGAGCACGTGGGCTCGCGCCTGCACGTGTGCCACCTGTCCACCGCTGGCAGCGTCGACATCATCCGCTGGGCCAAGGCCCGGGGCATCAATGTCACCGCCGAGGTCACCCCGCACCACCTCCTGCTCACCGATGAGAAGGCGCGCACCTACTCGCCGCTGTACAAGGTCAACCCGCCGCTGCGCACAGCGGAGGACGTCGAGGCCGTCCGCGAGGCGCTCGCCGATGGCACCATCGACGTCGTCGGCACCGACCACGCCCCCCACCCTGTGGAGGACAAGGACTGCGAGTGGGCCGCCGGCGCCTTCGGCATGACGGGCCTGGAGACGGCCCTGCCGATCATCATCGCCACGATGGTCGAGCCTGGTCGCATGACCTGGCGCGACGTCGCCCGCGTCCTGTCCACCACGCCTGCCCTCATCGGGCGCGCCGAGGACCAGGGCCAGGGGCTCGATGCCGGAGCGCCCGCGAACCTCTGCCTCGTCGACCCGTCGGTCAGGAGGGTCGTCGACCCAGCCGCCCAGTGGACGCGCTCGGCCAACAGCCCCTTCGCGGGCATGGAACTGCCCGGCCAGGTGATGGCCACCTTCCTCCACGGCCGCCCCACGGTCCTTGACGGCAGGCCCGTCGAGGCCGCCTGA
- the carB gene encoding carbamoyl-phosphate synthase large subunit, which yields MPLRDDIRSVLVIGSGPIVIGQACEFDYSGTQACRVLRAEGIRVILVNSNPATIMTDPGMADATYIEPITTEALTTIIARERPDALLPTLGGQTALNAAMALVEAGVLERYGVKLIGASAEAINAGEDRDAFKAVVERCGAEVARSVIAHTLDECHAGVEALGGYPVVVRPSFTMGGLGSGVAHSAEDLERIAGAGLAASRTTEVLLEESILGWKEYELELMRDTADNVVVVCSIENVDPVGVHTGDSITVAPALTLTDRELQRLRDIGMAVIREVGVDTGGCNIQFAVDPATGRVIVIEMNPRVSRSSALASKATGFPIAKIAARLAVGYTLDEIPNDITGSTPASFEPAIDYVVVKVPRFAFEKFRGADPTLTTTMKSVGEAMAIGRCFTEALLKAMRSIDKRGSVFHWEGPAPDAEATAALLKAIRTPTEGRLIEVQQAIRGGATIEELHEATGIDPWFLDQLMALEEIAAAVRQAPALTPGLLGEAKRHGLSDQQIAVLRGLGEGTVREIRHAYGLRPVYKTVDTCAAEFAARTPYLYSSYDLSTEVAPREREAVIILGSGPNRIGQGIEFDYSCVHATMALAERYETIMVNCNPETVSTDYDISDRLYFEPLTFEDVMEVYEAELAAGPIAGVIVQLGGQTPLALAARLKAAGVPILGTSPEAIDAAEDRQVFGGVLERAGLAAPAHGTARSHERALAVAEEIGYPVLVRPSYVLGGRGMEIIYERSGLVDYLARAEQEAGGVEAVYSAGPLLVDRFLDDAIEIDVDALYDGEELFLGGVMEHIEEAGIHSGDSSCVLPPMTLSDAEIARIRSATEAIAAGVGVRGLINIQFALMGGALYVIEANPRASRTVPFVSKATGVALAKAAARLMAGESIAQLRERGALPAEDASTPGIPSVIAVKEAVLPFKRFRTRSGRVVDPILGPEMRSTGEVMGCDVDFPKAFAKSQTAAYGGLPTEGALFVSVADRDKRAMILPVARLAELGFQVYATSGTAQVLRRNGISATPVRKLSEGVGEHGEDTIVGLIEAGAIDMVINIPQGQGARADGYAIREATTSADKPIITTVHQLQATVQALEAQLRGAFWVRSLQEMRAPSPASAPATEHHDD from the coding sequence ATGCCATTGCGCGACGACATTCGCTCCGTGCTCGTCATCGGTTCCGGCCCGATCGTCATCGGGCAGGCCTGCGAGTTCGACTACTCGGGCACCCAGGCCTGCCGAGTCCTGCGCGCCGAGGGCATCAGGGTCATCCTGGTCAACTCCAATCCGGCCACCATCATGACCGACCCGGGGATGGCTGACGCCACCTACATCGAGCCCATCACCACTGAGGCCCTGACCACCATCATTGCTCGGGAGCGGCCCGACGCCCTGCTGCCAACGCTCGGCGGGCAGACCGCCCTCAACGCCGCCATGGCGCTCGTCGAGGCCGGCGTGCTGGAGCGCTACGGCGTCAAGCTCATCGGGGCCAGTGCCGAGGCCATCAACGCCGGCGAGGACCGCGACGCCTTCAAGGCCGTCGTCGAGCGCTGCGGCGCCGAGGTGGCCCGCAGCGTTATCGCCCACACGCTCGACGAGTGCCACGCTGGGGTCGAGGCCCTGGGCGGCTACCCTGTCGTCGTGCGCCCCTCCTTCACCATGGGCGGGCTCGGCTCGGGCGTGGCCCACAGTGCCGAGGACCTTGAGCGCATCGCCGGCGCGGGCCTGGCCGCCTCGCGCACCACCGAGGTGCTCCTGGAGGAATCGATCCTGGGCTGGAAGGAGTACGAGCTCGAGCTCATGCGCGACACCGCGGACAACGTCGTGGTCGTGTGCTCCATCGAGAACGTTGATCCTGTGGGCGTCCACACCGGCGACTCGATCACCGTCGCCCCCGCCCTGACCCTGACCGACCGCGAGCTCCAGCGCCTGCGCGACATCGGCATGGCCGTCATCCGTGAGGTCGGCGTGGACACCGGCGGCTGCAACATCCAGTTCGCCGTCGACCCGGCCACCGGCCGCGTCATCGTCATCGAGATGAACCCCAGGGTCTCGCGCTCCTCCGCCCTGGCCTCCAAGGCCACCGGCTTCCCGATCGCCAAGATCGCCGCGCGCCTAGCCGTGGGCTACACGCTCGACGAGATCCCCAACGACATCACCGGCTCCACGCCCGCCTCCTTCGAGCCGGCCATCGACTACGTCGTCGTCAAGGTGCCGCGCTTCGCCTTCGAGAAGTTCCGGGGCGCCGACCCGACCCTGACGACCACCATGAAGTCCGTCGGCGAGGCCATGGCCATTGGGCGCTGCTTCACCGAAGCCCTGCTCAAGGCCATGCGATCGATTGACAAGCGCGGCTCGGTGTTCCACTGGGAGGGCCCCGCCCCCGACGCCGAGGCCACGGCCGCGCTCCTGAAGGCGATCCGCACCCCCACCGAGGGCCGGCTCATCGAGGTCCAGCAGGCCATCCGTGGCGGCGCCACCATCGAGGAGCTCCACGAGGCCACCGGCATCGACCCCTGGTTCCTCGACCAGCTCATGGCGCTGGAGGAGATTGCCGCGGCGGTGCGCCAGGCGCCCGCCCTGACCCCCGGGCTCCTGGGCGAGGCCAAGCGCCATGGCCTGTCTGATCAGCAGATCGCCGTCCTGCGGGGCCTGGGCGAGGGGACCGTGCGCGAGATCCGCCACGCCTACGGCCTGCGGCCCGTCTACAAGACCGTGGACACCTGCGCCGCCGAGTTCGCCGCCCGCACCCCCTACCTGTACTCCAGTTACGACCTGTCCACGGAGGTGGCCCCCCGCGAGCGCGAGGCCGTCATCATCCTGGGCTCGGGGCCCAACCGCATCGGGCAGGGCATCGAGTTCGACTACTCGTGCGTGCACGCCACCATGGCGCTGGCCGAGCGCTACGAGACCATCATGGTCAACTGCAACCCCGAGACGGTCTCCACTGACTACGACATCTCCGACCGCCTCTACTTCGAGCCCCTCACCTTCGAGGACGTCATGGAGGTCTACGAGGCCGAGCTCGCCGCGGGCCCCATCGCCGGCGTCATCGTTCAGCTCGGCGGGCAGACGCCCCTGGCGCTGGCCGCCCGCCTCAAGGCCGCGGGCGTGCCGATCCTGGGAACCAGCCCCGAGGCGATCGATGCCGCGGAGGACCGCCAGGTCTTCGGCGGGGTCCTCGAGCGGGCCGGCCTCGCCGCCCCCGCCCACGGCACCGCCCGCTCCCACGAGCGCGCCCTGGCGGTGGCCGAGGAGATCGGCTACCCGGTGCTCGTGCGCCCCAGCTACGTGCTCGGCGGGCGCGGCATGGAGATCATCTACGAGCGCTCCGGACTGGTCGACTACCTCGCCCGCGCGGAGCAGGAGGCCGGGGGAGTGGAGGCGGTGTACTCCGCCGGCCCGCTGCTCGTGGACCGCTTCCTCGACGATGCCATCGAGATCGACGTCGACGCCCTCTACGACGGCGAGGAGCTGTTCCTGGGCGGCGTCATGGAGCACATCGAGGAGGCCGGTATCCACTCCGGGGACTCCTCCTGCGTGCTCCCCCCGATGACCCTGTCCGACGCCGAGATCGCCCGCATCCGCTCCGCCACAGAGGCCATCGCCGCCGGTGTGGGCGTGCGCGGCCTCATCAACATCCAGTTCGCCCTCATGGGCGGCGCGCTCTACGTCATCGAGGCCAACCCGCGGGCTTCGCGCACCGTGCCCTTCGTCTCCAAGGCCACCGGCGTCGCCCTGGCCAAGGCGGCCGCCCGGCTCATGGCGGGGGAGTCGATCGCCCAGTTGCGCGAGCGCGGGGCGCTGCCCGCCGAGGACGCCTCGACGCCCGGCATCCCCAGCGTCATCGCCGTCAAGGAGGCCGTGCTGCCCTTCAAGCGCTTCCGAACCCGCTCCGGACGCGTCGTCGACCCGATCCTGGGCCCCGAGATGCGCTCCACCGGCGAGGTCATGGGCTGCGACGTGGACTTCCCCAAGGCCTTCGCCAAGTCCCAGACCGCGGCCTACGGCGGCCTGCCCACCGAGGGCGCGCTGTTCGTCTCCGTGGCCGACCGCGACAAGAGGGCGATGATCCTGCCCGTGGCCAGGCTCGCCGAACTCGGCTTCCAGGTCTACGCCACGAGCGGCACCGCCCAGGTGCTGCGGCGCAACGGGATCAGCGCGACGCCCGTGCGCAAGCTCAGCGAGGGCGTCGGCGAGCACGGGGAGGACACGATCGTCGGCCTCATCGAGGCCGGCGCCATCGACATGGTCATCAACATCCCGCAGGGCCAGGGCGCCCGCGCCGACGGCTACGCGATCCGCGAGGCCACCACCAGCGCGGACAAGCCGATCATCACCACCGTCCACCAGTTGCAGGCCACCGTCCAGGCGCTTGAGGCGCAACTGCGGGGCGCCTTCTGGGTGCGCAGCCTCCAGGAGATGCGCGCCCCGAGCCCCGCCAGCGCCCCCGCCACCGAGCATCACGATGACTGA